Proteins encoded in a region of the Bacillus sp. T3 genome:
- a CDS encoding transcription repressor NadR, which produces MQKKILGEQRRSFLLNLLKKSNQPITGSELAAKTNVSRQVIVGDITILKAKKEPIIATSMGYLYLQQHANDQMFELTIACSHVPERTEEELYILVDHGITVKDVKIEHPVYGDLTASIMVSNRNDVKHFMEKVRATGAAYLSELTNGIHLHTISAPTKQALDEAVAALRQADFLIE; this is translated from the coding sequence ATGCAAAAAAAGATTTTAGGTGAACAAAGGCGTTCTTTTCTACTGAACTTATTAAAAAAAAGCAATCAGCCGATTACTGGCAGTGAGCTTGCAGCAAAAACAAACGTATCACGACAGGTTATCGTTGGCGATATAACGATTTTAAAAGCAAAAAAAGAGCCGATTATTGCGACAAGCATGGGATATTTATATCTCCAACAACATGCAAATGATCAGATGTTCGAGCTTACTATTGCCTGTTCTCATGTACCAGAGCGAACAGAAGAGGAATTATATATTCTGGTTGATCACGGTATCACCGTAAAAGATGTCAAAATCGAGCACCCTGTATACGGGGATTTAACCGCATCGATTATGGTATCGAATCGTAATGACGTAAAGCATTTTATGGAAAAGGTGCGAGCGACTGGGGCGGCCTATTTATCGGAGTTAACTAACGGGATTCATCTCCATACGATTTCTGCACCAACGAAACAAGCCTTGGACGAAGCCGTTGCAGCATTACGACAAGCAGATTTTTTGATTGAGTAA
- the pheA gene encoding prephenate dehydratase, which translates to MKVGYLGPRATFTDIAVRKMFPEYTGVPYLTIPACMDAVVDGEVDIAVVPLENALEGSVNITLDYLVHEVDLPILGEIRVPIRQHFMVHPKNSENWQETDRIMSHSHAIAQCHKFLHSQFRGVFCENTTSTAAAAQFIIEHPEVKAAAIANELAAEEYGLTIVKRDIHDISFNHTSFVILAKKPIPLTEELPYFKGYKTTLMVTLPSDHPGVLHTVLSAFAWRKLNLSKIESRPMKTGLGNYFFIIDIEMKMDEVMLPGAMAELEAVGCGVNLLGSYPSYHVK; encoded by the coding sequence GTGAAGGTAGGATATTTGGGTCCGCGGGCGACCTTTACAGATATTGCGGTTCGTAAAATGTTTCCAGAATACACTGGGGTCCCGTATTTAACCATCCCAGCCTGCATGGATGCTGTGGTGGATGGTGAGGTAGATATTGCGGTTGTCCCGCTTGAAAATGCGTTAGAGGGTTCGGTGAATATTACGCTTGATTATTTAGTTCATGAGGTTGATTTGCCGATACTTGGAGAAATTCGAGTTCCGATTCGCCAGCATTTTATGGTGCACCCTAAGAATTCGGAAAATTGGCAAGAAACAGACCGCATTATGAGCCATTCTCATGCAATCGCACAATGTCATAAATTTCTCCATTCGCAGTTTAGAGGCGTTTTCTGTGAAAATACAACTTCTACTGCAGCGGCTGCACAGTTTATTATTGAGCACCCTGAAGTGAAGGCAGCTGCGATTGCCAATGAGTTAGCTGCTGAGGAATATGGCTTAACGATTGTAAAACGGGATATTCACGATATTTCGTTTAATCATACAAGCTTTGTTATTTTAGCAAAGAAGCCAATCCCTTTGACAGAGGAACTGCCTTATTTCAAAGGCTATAAGACAACTCTTATGGTTACATTGCCTTCTGATCATCCAGGTGTACTCCATACAGTGTTATCGGCATTTGCGTGGCGAAAGCTAAATTTATCAAAAATTGAGTCTCGACCAATGAAAACAGGTCTCGGGAACTATTTCTTCATCATCGATATCGAAATGAAGATGGATGAAGTGATGCTTCCGGGTGCGATGGCTGAACTTGAAGCCGTCGGCTGCGGCGTAAACCTATTAGGAAGCTATCCATCGTATCATGTAAAATAG
- the safA gene encoding SafA/ExsA family spore coat assembly protein encodes MKIHIVQKGDTLWKIAKKYGVNFEELKKMNTQLSNPDMIMPGMKIKVPTTGGTIKKEAPFGGAPAKINMGAKKEMPIQQQPIAKEIPMIKEQPIIKEQPIVKEQPIVKEQPLPVVEAPAQVKEMPIKEAPIKEIPKKPFIPKMPLPVIPEIDINNYYMMNMANVSVEQPPVPAPQPKPEIKEMPKMVEAAPIVEKPIEGGCIQPMFPCPPGLYVSNFSSITRVWIAVISTGCAISTGTRSNGFPNSRNASTRVYATIIR; translated from the coding sequence GTGAAGATCCATATCGTACAGAAAGGGGATACTCTTTGGAAAATCGCCAAGAAGTACGGCGTGAACTTTGAAGAGCTGAAAAAAATGAATACACAGCTCAGCAACCCTGATATGATTATGCCCGGTATGAAGATAAAAGTTCCAACCACAGGGGGAACAATTAAAAAAGAAGCCCCGTTCGGAGGAGCGCCGGCCAAAATCAATATGGGCGCTAAAAAAGAAATGCCAATCCAACAACAGCCGATTGCCAAGGAAATACCCATGATTAAGGAACAACCTATTATCAAAGAACAACCAATTGTAAAAGAACAGCCGATCGTCAAGGAACAGCCATTGCCAGTTGTCGAAGCTCCTGCCCAGGTGAAAGAAATGCCAATCAAAGAGGCGCCGATTAAAGAAATACCAAAAAAGCCTTTCATCCCAAAAATGCCACTTCCAGTTATTCCGGAAATTGATATTAATAATTATTACATGATGAACATGGCAAATGTGTCAGTTGAACAACCACCAGTACCAGCACCACAACCTAAACCAGAAATAAAAGAAATGCCAAAAATGGTTGAGGCTGCGCCGATTGTTGAAAAACCAATTGAAGGAGGTTGTATTCAACCTATGTTCCCATGTCCTCCAGGGTTATATGTATCCAATTTCTCCAGTATTACCAGGGTCTGGATTGCCGTCATATCAACAGGGTGTGCCATATCCACAGGTACAAGGAGCAATGGATTTCCCAACAGCCGAAATGCCAGCACAAGGGTATATGCCACAATCATTAGATGA
- the tgt gene encoding tRNA guanosine(34) transglycosylase Tgt has product MSAIRYELIKTCKQTGARLGRVHTPHGSFETPVFMPVGTLATVKTMSPEELKNMGAGIILSNTYHLWLRPGNEIVKEAGGLHKFMNWDRAILTDSCGFQVFSLSDFRKIEEEGVHFRNHLNGDKLFLSPEKAMEIQNDLGSDIMMAFDECPPFPASFEYMKKSVERTSRWAERCLNAHQRPQDQGLFGIVQGGEYEELRKQSAKDLVSLDFPGYAIGGLSVGEPKDIMNRVLEFTSPLLPTNKPRYLMGVGSPDSLIDGAIRGIDMFDCVLPTRIARNGTLMTSEGRLVVKNAKYAKDFGPLDPNCDCYTCKNYSRAYIRHLVRCDETFGIRLTSYHNLYFLLKLMEQVRQAIREDRLGDFRDEFFEKYGFNKPNAKNF; this is encoded by the coding sequence TTGTCTGCAATTCGATATGAGTTAATTAAAACGTGTAAACAAACAGGTGCGAGGCTTGGACGGGTCCATACTCCACACGGCTCGTTTGAAACCCCTGTTTTTATGCCAGTTGGTACATTAGCCACTGTTAAAACAATGTCACCTGAAGAATTAAAGAACATGGGTGCGGGTATTATTTTAAGCAATACGTATCATTTATGGCTACGTCCGGGCAATGAAATTGTAAAAGAAGCGGGCGGACTTCATAAATTTATGAATTGGGACCGCGCGATTTTAACCGATTCCTGCGGGTTCCAGGTCTTTAGCCTAAGCGATTTCCGAAAGATCGAAGAGGAAGGCGTCCACTTCCGAAACCATCTGAACGGTGATAAATTGTTTTTATCTCCTGAAAAGGCGATGGAAATTCAAAATGACCTTGGTTCTGATATTATGATGGCCTTCGATGAGTGTCCGCCATTCCCAGCGAGTTTTGAGTACATGAAAAAATCAGTGGAACGAACATCGAGATGGGCAGAGCGCTGCTTAAATGCTCATCAACGTCCACAGGATCAAGGATTATTTGGAATCGTTCAGGGTGGTGAGTACGAGGAGCTTCGCAAGCAAAGTGCGAAGGACTTAGTTTCATTAGATTTCCCTGGCTATGCGATTGGCGGGTTATCAGTAGGGGAACCAAAGGATATTATGAATCGTGTACTTGAGTTCACCTCTCCATTATTGCCAACAAATAAACCAAGATATTTAATGGGTGTAGGCTCTCCGGATTCACTAATTGATGGGGCGATTCGCGGAATCGATATGTTTGATTGCGTCTTGCCAACCCGAATCGCTCGGAATGGCACCTTAATGACAAGCGAGGGCCGCTTGGTCGTGAAAAACGCTAAATATGCAAAAGACTTTGGGCCGTTAGATCCGAACTGTGATTGCTACACTTGTAAAAATTACAGTCGTGCTTATATTCGTCACTTGGTACGATGTGACGAAACATTCGGAATACGCTTAACATCTTACCATAACCTATATTTTCTGTTAAAATTAATGGAACAAGTCAGACAAGCGATTCGTGAAGATCGTTTAGGTGACTTTAGAGATGAGTTTTTTGAAAAATACGGCTTCAACAAGCCTAATGCAAAGAACTTCTAA
- a CDS encoding YhcN/YlaJ family sporulation lipoprotein, whose amino-acid sequence MNKKHFLFPIISLMSIGLAGCGNDESAVQDRNTERAQPFGYYSNENHHNGGNVQILDDNDGPITEMMDHTLGTEGTNDRRQILDVKDENGNPGNPTLPLAENDRNFFERDNRFSRSDANYHGQLDGNQAGVMGTKRNQTRIQGTNDRTRNLDQVSTQNNRVKDGNQTRIQNTSPTVNDVNLSTKLNKTVLSVANVKEVQSIVHNNNVVIAVDLDDDRDELKTKQRIQQAVKTYTKGKKVTIVTDQGSFTRVRNMNNNGAFRDEDNQDLRNIIQSNNYRNR is encoded by the coding sequence TTGAACAAAAAACATTTCCTTTTTCCAATAATTAGCTTAATGTCAATAGGGCTAGCAGGCTGTGGGAATGATGAGTCTGCCGTACAGGATCGCAATACGGAAAGAGCTCAGCCATTTGGCTACTATTCCAATGAAAATCATCATAACGGTGGCAATGTACAAATTTTAGATGATAATGATGGTCCGATAACAGAGATGATGGACCATACGCTGGGTACTGAGGGGACAAATGATAGACGGCAAATCCTCGATGTGAAGGACGAAAATGGGAATCCAGGCAACCCAACTCTACCATTAGCAGAAAATGACCGTAATTTTTTTGAACGGGATAATCGCTTTAGTCGAAGTGATGCCAATTATCATGGCCAATTAGACGGGAACCAAGCTGGTGTTATGGGAACAAAGCGAAACCAGACTAGAATCCAAGGAACGAATGATCGTACAAGAAATCTGGATCAAGTTAGTACCCAGAATAATCGGGTAAAGGATGGAAATCAAACAAGGATTCAGAACACAAGTCCAACGGTCAATGATGTCAATTTATCAACAAAGCTTAATAAAACTGTGCTATCAGTAGCCAACGTTAAAGAAGTTCAATCAATTGTTCATAACAACAATGTTGTGATCGCGGTTGATTTAGATGACGATCGTGATGAACTGAAAACGAAGCAAAGAATTCAGCAGGCGGTAAAAACGTATACAAAAGGGAAAAAAGTCACAATCGTAACTGACCAAGGAAGCTTTACAAGAGTGCGCAATATGAATAATAATGGGGCATTTCGTGATGAAGATAATCAAGATTTAAGAAATATCATCCAATCCAATAATTACCGTAATCGATAA
- the nadE gene encoding NAD(+) synthase — MEHVIEKLVQWLQQKVKEAGMNGLIVGVSGGIDSAVVTHLIKRAFPNDSLGVIMPLKSNPKDAEDARKVIESCGIKHVTVELSETHKVLFSTIEEQLKQSNDWNEEKSKLGDANTRARLRMTTLYAVANNFGYLVAGTDNAAEWHTGYFTKYGDGGVDLVPLVHFTKGEVRELARALGVPEEVITKAPSAGLWEGQTDENEMGTTYDMIDRYLKGEQIPEKDQQIIDRLHRISEHKRSLAAAPPKF, encoded by the coding sequence ATGGAGCATGTGATTGAAAAGCTAGTTCAATGGTTACAGCAAAAGGTAAAGGAAGCGGGAATGAACGGCTTAATCGTCGGTGTCAGCGGTGGGATTGATTCAGCCGTTGTGACCCATTTAATTAAGCGTGCGTTCCCCAACGACTCTCTCGGGGTTATCATGCCGCTTAAAAGCAATCCTAAGGACGCTGAAGATGCGCGAAAGGTCATCGAGAGCTGTGGAATTAAACATGTAACTGTTGAATTATCAGAAACACATAAGGTATTATTTTCTACCATTGAAGAGCAGTTAAAGCAATCTAATGATTGGAATGAAGAAAAATCAAAGCTGGGAGATGCCAACACGCGTGCACGTTTGCGGATGACAACTCTTTATGCTGTTGCAAATAACTTTGGTTATTTAGTGGCGGGAACTGATAATGCTGCAGAATGGCACACTGGTTATTTCACTAAATATGGTGACGGTGGTGTTGACTTAGTTCCGCTCGTTCATTTTACAAAAGGTGAAGTGCGCGAATTGGCGAGAGCATTAGGTGTTCCAGAAGAAGTTATTACAAAAGCTCCAAGCGCAGGACTTTGGGAAGGTCAAACAGACGAAAACGAAATGGGCACGACCTATGATATGATTGATCGTTATTTAAAGGGTGAGCAAATCCCTGAAAAAGATCAGCAAATCATTGATCGACTTCATCGTATTTCTGAGCATAAGCGCAGTTTGGCAGCGGCACCACCTAAATTCTAA
- a CDS encoding sporulation initiation phosphotransferase B produces the protein MRKEWNTVDILRHARHDWLNKIQLIKGNLDLNKTDRVKQLIEEIVFEAQQEAKLSNLKIPLFATLILTGNWQSYAYQLEYEVFDEKEVLAVDDSLLADWTNLFFTTLHTSVEAFGDNHLSVTIETQKNGIRFFFDFSGIIKDKDKLQQFLDFNLIQTAMIKVLEFSQQELALEVFMPFQ, from the coding sequence ATGAGAAAAGAATGGAATACAGTCGATATCCTGCGCCATGCACGACACGACTGGTTAAATAAAATACAGCTGATTAAAGGCAATCTAGATTTAAATAAAACAGACCGGGTAAAGCAATTAATCGAAGAAATTGTGTTTGAAGCTCAGCAGGAAGCCAAATTATCTAATTTGAAAATTCCGCTGTTTGCGACATTGATCTTAACTGGAAACTGGCAGTCCTATGCCTATCAGCTTGAATATGAAGTTTTCGATGAGAAGGAAGTATTAGCGGTAGACGATTCGCTTTTAGCAGATTGGACTAATCTCTTTTTCACAACTTTACATACATCAGTGGAAGCTTTTGGTGATAACCATCTTTCAGTAACAATTGAAACACAAAAAAATGGAATTCGTTTCTTTTTCGATTTTAGCGGAATAATAAAGGATAAAGACAAATTACAACAATTTCTTGACTTCAATCTAATACAAACAGCAATGATTAAGGTCTTGGAATTCTCTCAACAGGAACTCGCATTAGAAGTTTTTATGCCATTTCAATAA
- the queA gene encoding tRNA preQ1(34) S-adenosylmethionine ribosyltransferase-isomerase QueA, whose protein sequence is MKVDLFDFDLPEELIAQVPLVNRTDSRLMVLDKKTGAVKHEIFKNIVEYFKPGDCLVLNDTRVLPARLFGTKEDTGANVEVLLLKQETGDTWETLVKPAKRIKEGTKIRFGDGRLSAVCVGTADHGGRTLEFEYEGIFYEVLESLGEMPLPPYIKEQLEDRERYQTVYAKERGSAAAPTAGLHFTEELLAELREKGVQIAFITLHVGLGTFRPVSVEDINEHEMHAEFYQMSEETAHLLNEVRASGGRIVSVGTTSTRTLETIASANNGSFTEASGWTSIFIYPGYEFKAIDGMITNFHLPKSTLIMLISALAGRENILHAYKTAVAEKYRFFSFGDAMLII, encoded by the coding sequence ATGAAAGTAGATTTGTTTGATTTTGATTTGCCAGAAGAATTAATTGCACAGGTTCCACTTGTTAATCGAACCGATAGCCGACTCATGGTTTTGGATAAGAAAACGGGAGCGGTAAAGCATGAAATTTTTAAAAATATTGTTGAATACTTTAAACCCGGAGATTGCCTTGTGTTAAATGATACAAGAGTGCTGCCTGCTCGACTATTTGGCACAAAAGAGGATACAGGTGCAAATGTTGAAGTGTTGTTGTTAAAGCAGGAGACTGGGGATACATGGGAGACGCTTGTTAAGCCTGCCAAGCGAATTAAGGAAGGAACGAAAATTCGTTTTGGTGATGGTCGACTTTCTGCAGTCTGTGTAGGGACAGCGGACCACGGTGGCAGGACGCTAGAGTTTGAATATGAAGGAATTTTTTATGAGGTTCTTGAATCACTAGGGGAAATGCCGCTTCCACCTTATATAAAAGAGCAATTAGAGGACCGTGAGCGCTATCAAACGGTTTATGCGAAAGAAAGAGGCTCTGCAGCAGCTCCAACTGCAGGTTTACATTTTACGGAAGAATTACTTGCTGAGCTGAGAGAAAAGGGCGTACAGATTGCGTTTATTACCCTTCATGTCGGACTTGGAACATTTAGACCAGTTAGTGTGGAGGATATTAACGAGCATGAAATGCACGCGGAATTTTATCAAATGTCTGAAGAAACAGCTCATCTTTTGAATGAAGTGCGTGCATCTGGGGGCAGAATTGTGTCAGTCGGGACAACCTCCACGAGAACGCTAGAAACAATCGCTAGCGCAAATAATGGAAGCTTTACTGAGGCAAGTGGCTGGACGAGCATCTTTATTTACCCTGGCTATGAATTTAAAGCCATTGACGGTATGATAACAAATTTTCACCTGCCAAAATCCACGTTAATTATGCTAATTAGCGCTTTGGCCGGTCGCGAAAATATACTCCATGCATACAAAACAGCAGTTGCCGAAAAGTACCGTTTCTTCAGCTTCGGCGACGCTATGTTAATAATTTAA
- a CDS encoding phosphotransferase, which translates to MKARNKGDDALNNRLLSILTRSVPLKIRKIRNIRHHVFYLETDACPIILKGYSSMQRLQLQEAFAASLKAEGFRHSYKFYQFLENPIYFNKKYYGWIEYIEPHPEPFNYLTTANRKAGINLLQLFHGTTKKLAKRYERILPEFNLRDKWNERFIQFKKNQQIVQHYVSKEIINEIDDWGKISLIGMETEKYKFSDTFDPVILHGDVAHHNYLRAKTGKLYLIDYDLISIGDRSADLLQYANRILPSMNWSWAMLSQFPVLQPYLQNRAFLFALMYPSDIFREWNRIIKEGTYLMPKKLLPVVELTTRQFDLRQQFISELKNMVK; encoded by the coding sequence ATGAAGGCTAGAAATAAAGGAGACGATGCGCTTAACAATCGTCTCCTTTCCATTTTAACTAGAAGTGTCCCATTAAAGATTAGGAAAATCCGGAACATTCGTCATCATGTTTTTTATCTCGAAACCGATGCTTGTCCGATTATTTTAAAGGGATATTCATCAATGCAACGCTTGCAACTACAAGAGGCCTTTGCTGCATCGCTGAAAGCGGAAGGTTTTAGACATTCGTATAAATTTTATCAGTTTTTAGAAAATCCAATTTATTTTAATAAGAAATATTATGGGTGGATTGAATATATTGAACCGCACCCGGAACCTTTTAATTATTTAACAACGGCGAATCGAAAAGCTGGAATTAATTTATTACAATTGTTTCATGGAACTACAAAAAAACTTGCCAAGCGCTATGAACGAATTTTACCTGAATTTAACCTTCGTGATAAATGGAACGAACGCTTTATTCAATTTAAAAAAAATCAACAGATCGTTCAGCATTATGTATCAAAAGAAATAATAAATGAGATAGATGATTGGGGAAAAATTTCTTTAATAGGGATGGAGACAGAGAAATATAAATTTAGTGATACTTTTGACCCTGTTATTCTCCATGGAGATGTAGCTCATCATAATTATTTAAGGGCAAAAACGGGAAAGTTATATTTAATTGATTATGATCTTATCTCAATTGGTGATAGGAGTGCAGACCTTCTGCAGTATGCGAACAGGATTCTACCTTCTATGAACTGGTCATGGGCTATGCTTTCACAATTCCCAGTTTTACAACCATATTTGCAAAATCGGGCATTTTTATTTGCCTTAATGTACCCAAGTGATATTTTTCGGGAGTGGAATCGAATTATTAAAGAGGGGACGTATTTAATGCCGAAAAAGTTACTTCCTGTGGTAGAATTAACGACACGACAGTTCGATTTACGACAACAATTCATATCTGAACTAAAAAATATGGTAAAATAA
- a CDS encoding DUF2905 domain-containing protein, with protein sequence MNGIAKTVMMLGVIIFVIGFIMNFIHLGKLPGDIVIKKGNTTFYFPVVTSILVSIVLSVIFYVIGRFR encoded by the coding sequence ATGAATGGAATCGCCAAAACCGTCATGATGCTTGGTGTCATTATATTTGTCATTGGCTTTATTATGAATTTTATTCATTTAGGTAAACTGCCGGGAGACATTGTAATAAAAAAAGGGAACACTACATTTTATTTCCCTGTTGTAACATCGATTTTAGTCAGTATCGTGTTATCGGTTATATTTTACGTAATTGGGCGCTTTCGTTAA
- a CDS encoding BofC C-terminal domain-containing protein, giving the protein MNARMSVLFAMAASLPLLFIHNGSGFAQEKEESRHVTQAHEAEHKVTIVLQIEYLDGDVSEEVITDTSRSMLEIQEKYKQWELISSKDQTFVFRCKVDDISPLLKANGYFGITEEGTLTIFNGKPKHSKVIHSFFQIDVGKLESRKRQQLLKGIPIRSKDRYQEVLETFKPYSKYE; this is encoded by the coding sequence ATGAATGCCAGGATGTCCGTGTTATTTGCGATGGCAGCGAGTTTACCATTACTATTTATTCATAATGGGAGCGGATTTGCCCAAGAAAAAGAAGAATCAAGACATGTGACACAAGCTCACGAAGCTGAGCACAAGGTAACGATTGTTTTACAAATAGAGTACCTTGATGGCGATGTAAGTGAAGAGGTCATAACGGACACTTCTAGATCGATGCTGGAAATACAAGAAAAGTATAAACAATGGGAACTTATTAGCAGTAAGGATCAAACCTTTGTTTTTCGTTGCAAGGTTGACGATATTTCCCCGCTGTTAAAGGCTAACGGTTATTTTGGCATTACAGAAGAAGGGACATTGACGATTTTTAACGGGAAACCAAAACACTCGAAGGTCATTCATTCGTTTTTTCAAATAGATGTAGGTAAGCTTGAAAGTAGAAAGCGTCAGCAGTTATTAAAAGGAATACCAATCCGCTCGAAGGATCGCTATCAGGAAGTATTGGAAACCTTTAAACCGTATTCTAAATATGAGTAG
- a CDS encoding ACT domain-containing protein, with protein MRENRFDKKFYLVREDVLPEAMKKTLEAKEMIERGRAESVWDAVNKVDLSRSAFYKYRDTVFPFHTIVKERLITLFFQLEDRSGTLSQLLGVVALSGCNLLTIHQTIPIQGRANVTLSLNVAQMGIEIDELLMKLRQLEFVEKVEVLGSGL; from the coding sequence ATGAGAGAGAATAGATTCGATAAAAAATTTTATTTAGTGCGTGAGGACGTTTTGCCTGAAGCGATGAAAAAGACGCTTGAGGCAAAAGAAATGATCGAACGCGGCAGGGCGGAGTCGGTTTGGGATGCGGTGAATAAGGTGGACCTGAGTAGAAGTGCTTTTTATAAGTATCGGGACACCGTATTCCCCTTCCATACGATTGTCAAAGAAAGATTGATTACGCTGTTTTTTCAGCTTGAAGATCGTTCTGGAACCCTGTCCCAGCTGCTTGGAGTTGTTGCTTTGTCCGGATGTAATTTGTTGACGATTCACCAAACGATTCCAATTCAAGGACGGGCAAACGTGACACTTTCTTTAAACGTTGCACAAATGGGAATTGAAATTGATGAACTTCTAATGAAGCTGCGTCAGCTTGAATTTGTAGAAAAAGTTGAGGTGCTGGGATCCGGCTTGTAG
- the ruvB gene encoding Holliday junction branch migration DNA helicase RuvB produces the protein MEDRLISAQADMQDDSYEQSLRPQTLTQYIGQDKIKANLDIFIKAAKLRQETLDHVLLYGPPGLGKTTLATIIANEMGVNIRTTSGPAIERPGDLAAILTALEPGDVLFIDEIHRLQRSIEEVLYPAMEDFCLDIVIGKGPSARSVRLDLPPFTLVGATTRAGSISAPLRDRFGVLGRLEYYSVEQLTDIVTRTSEILETNIEPIAAEEIGRRSRGTPRIANRLLRRVRDFAQVSGNGEIDVALANEALERLQVDRLGLDHIDHKLLVGIIERFRGGPVGLDTIAASIGEESTTIEDVYEPYLLQIGFLQRTPRGRIVTDLVYRHFHMEVPDKK, from the coding sequence ATGGAAGACAGACTTATTTCTGCACAAGCAGATATGCAGGATGATTCATATGAGCAAAGCCTACGGCCACAAACTTTAACTCAATACATTGGGCAGGATAAAATAAAAGCGAATCTAGATATTTTTATTAAAGCAGCAAAGCTACGCCAAGAGACTCTTGACCATGTGTTATTGTATGGCCCTCCTGGACTTGGGAAAACGACATTAGCGACGATTATTGCAAATGAAATGGGTGTTAATATTCGAACGACATCTGGGCCAGCAATCGAACGCCCTGGTGATTTGGCTGCTATTTTAACAGCGTTAGAGCCTGGCGATGTGCTGTTTATTGATGAAATCCATCGACTGCAACGCTCCATTGAAGAGGTATTGTATCCAGCAATGGAGGATTTTTGTCTCGACATCGTGATAGGGAAAGGACCGAGTGCGAGGTCGGTGCGTTTGGATTTGCCACCCTTTACATTAGTGGGGGCTACGACTAGGGCTGGATCAATATCTGCCCCTTTGCGTGATCGTTTTGGAGTGCTTGGTCGATTAGAGTACTATTCGGTTGAACAGCTGACGGATATCGTTACCAGGACGTCTGAAATTTTAGAAACGAATATCGAACCAATTGCTGCTGAGGAGATTGGGCGTAGATCACGGGGAACCCCGCGTATTGCTAATCGCTTGCTGCGGAGGGTTAGAGATTTTGCCCAGGTTAGTGGAAATGGAGAAATAGACGTTGCACTCGCAAATGAAGCTCTTGAGCGTTTGCAGGTTGACCGTTTAGGTCTTGATCATATTGACCATAAATTACTTGTAGGGATTATTGAAAGATTCCGTGGTGGTCCAGTCGGACTAGACACGATTGCCGCTTCAATCGGTGAGGAATCAACCACCATTGAGGATGTTTATGAGCCTTATTTATTGCAGATTGGATTTTTACAACGGACCCCACGTGGAAGAATTGTAACGGATTTGGTTTATCGTCATTTTCACATGGAGGTGCCGGATAAAAAATGA
- the ruvA gene encoding Holliday junction branch migration protein RuvA: protein MFEYIKGKIEFVGPEYIVVENHGIGYQIITSNPFVFSKQLGEEVRIYTFHYVREDLMALYGFQTKEEKILFTKLLNVSGIGPKGALAILASGNPVQVIYAIENEDEAFLIKFPGVGKKTARQMILDLKGKLQAVVPDFFPNLFTEEEERFQSPSVSEWEEAELALKALGYSEKEVRKIAPALQKEKLSTDQYIKKALQKLLK, encoded by the coding sequence TTGTTTGAATATATTAAAGGAAAAATCGAGTTTGTTGGACCTGAATACATTGTGGTCGAGAACCACGGAATCGGTTATCAAATTATTACGTCTAATCCATTTGTTTTTTCGAAGCAATTGGGAGAAGAAGTCAGAATCTATACCTTTCACTATGTTCGAGAAGATTTGATGGCTCTTTATGGCTTCCAAACGAAGGAAGAAAAAATTCTCTTTACGAAGCTACTAAATGTATCGGGGATTGGTCCAAAGGGTGCTTTGGCAATTCTGGCTTCTGGAAACCCAGTGCAGGTGATTTATGCGATTGAAAATGAAGATGAAGCGTTTCTGATCAAGTTTCCTGGTGTAGGGAAGAAAACAGCACGGCAAATGATTCTTGATTTAAAGGGGAAATTACAAGCGGTTGTTCCAGACTTCTTTCCAAACCTATTTACAGAGGAAGAAGAGCGTTTTCAGTCTCCATCTGTTTCTGAGTGGGAGGAAGCAGAATTGGCCCTTAAAGCGTTAGGCTATTCTGAAAAGGAAGTAAGAAAAATCGCTCCTGCCCTACAGAAAGAAAAACTGTCAACTGATCAATACATAAAGAAAGCTTTACAAAAACTATTAAAATAG